Proteins encoded in a region of the Rhodothermales bacterium genome:
- a CDS encoding ABC transporter ATP-binding protein — translation MSVIRTLQLTRYFGEKAAVKDLSITIERGEIFGLLGHNGAGKTTSIRLLTGILSGHGGTMEVLGLSPEKDGPAIRARTGVLPETHALDERMTAFDTLRLHGLTFGWAPRAIPARIEEVLAAFDLSEQTHQRIRRLSKGMKQRLALARTLFHRPELIFLDEPTSALDPVARQSVHTFLTGVVQSEGATAVVCTHNLNEAQAICDRVGVLENGRLIALGTPAELIAGLSEQATRADHPVLFEVPPEEMDRACEVLKQAHSRIHVEKNSHSLRVHGVGRAQVPDVVECLVQHHIRIYAINVPPVSLTDVYMALHSPRNAGQ, via the coding sequence ATGTCCGTCATCCGTACCCTCCAGTTGACTCGCTACTTCGGGGAAAAGGCGGCCGTCAAGGATCTGTCCATCACAATCGAACGGGGGGAGATTTTCGGGTTGCTCGGGCACAATGGCGCCGGTAAAACGACCTCGATCCGCTTGCTGACGGGCATCCTCAGCGGGCACGGCGGTACGATGGAAGTTCTGGGATTGTCTCCTGAAAAAGATGGGCCGGCGATCCGCGCGCGGACGGGCGTCTTACCCGAAACCCATGCGCTCGATGAACGGATGACGGCCTTCGACACGCTGCGTCTTCACGGGCTCACGTTCGGCTGGGCGCCCCGCGCGATTCCGGCGCGGATCGAGGAAGTCCTGGCGGCGTTCGATCTTTCCGAACAAACCCATCAGCGGATCCGCCGGCTCAGCAAGGGCATGAAACAACGCCTCGCCCTGGCTCGCACTCTCTTCCATCGCCCCGAACTTATCTTCCTCGACGAGCCGACCTCCGCGCTCGACCCGGTGGCCCGTCAGTCCGTGCATACGTTCTTGACAGGCGTCGTCCAGTCCGAGGGCGCCACCGCGGTCGTGTGTACGCATAATCTGAATGAGGCACAGGCGATCTGCGACCGGGTGGGTGTGCTGGAGAATGGCCGGCTCATCGCCCTCGGGACACCGGCGGAGTTGATTGCCGGACTCTCCGAACAGGCCACCCGCGCCGACCATCCGGTGCTGTTCGAGGTGCCGCCCGAGGAAATGGACCGGGCGTGCGAGGTCCTCAAACAGGCTCATTCCCGGATCCATGTCGAAAAAAACAGCCACAGCCTGCGGGTCCACGGCGTGGGCCGCGCCCAGGTGCCCGATGTCGTCGAGTGCCTCGTCCAGCATCATATCCGGATCTACGCCATCAACGTCCCTCCCGTGTCCCTGACGGATGTCTACATGGCGCTTCACTCGCCCCGAAACGCAGGGCAATAA